From the genome of Bacteroidota bacterium:
GGATTATAATTTATTCCCCGATTCTGTTTCTCTTGCATTAGCATATGAAAACAACACTGATAAAAACAGTGTTTATGGTAATCCTTTATTTGTTTCACCGGAAGAAGGAAACTTCAGTGTAGAAGAATCTTCACCGGCTATAAAACTCGGTATTGTAAACTTTCCTATGGATAGCTTTGGTGTTCAAAAACCTGAACTAAAGGCTATCGCAAAACAACCGGATATTCACCAATTGAATATTGCATCCTTACAAAAGATACAATCAAAAACAAGAGAATGGTTAGGTGCCACACTAAAAAATATTGAAACACCCGAAGAACAATCAGCATCAGGCCTTCATAGTATAAATGGTGTGATTGTTTTGAAAGTAAAGGAAGGAAGTAAACTGTCCACTGCTGGAATTAATGAAGGAGATGTAATTATTGCTGTTGAGAAAAAGAAGATAAAAAACATTACGAGTCTATTGGCAAATTATCAGGAAAACCTTTGGCACGGAAGTGTAAAATTTACCATTGTCAGACATCAGAAAGAAATGGGAATAATAATTAGTGTATCTAAGAAAACAGTTCAAAATTAAAAACATCTCTTTTTGCGATATTTCGTTTTTTTTCATTTGTCTAATACAAACGCATTTACTGCATGAAAGAAAATTGAAATCTCATCAAAAATAAATTATTTTATAAAAATTGCCTATTTTCTTAGATACACTAATTAAATCACAGTAAATGAAAAAAGCAAAAAACTACCCACACCACCAAAGAATATAAAAACAGCGAGAAACTAGGTAGCCGGGCTCAATAGTCCAGATAAAAAATCGGGATTAATCTAAACCCAAGACGGCGAGAATTATTGGAGAGTGGCTGAATTTCCGGTTTATTTTCCGATGATTTCTTATTTCCAATATTCGTGTATTTTTTGACAAGAAATTTCACACAATATATTCAAAACATAATCTCGCAAAGGCGCAAAGTTTTATAAAATAAAACTCTTTGAGATCTTAAAAACAAGTTTCAGACTCAAAGCAAGAATTGTTTCGTTTAACAGATTTCCAATATCTTTGCGGCTTTGCGAGAATTTTTTCTGGTTTATCCAGCTCAGGTGTTATACAATGAAATTTGTTTAATCAATTCGAATATTGTGTGGATAATCTTTCTCTCGATTTTGGAAAGAAATAATTTTTGAATTTTGAATTATTCCATCACGTATTTCTATAGCTTTCGAAATGGTTTTATTCTTTTCCCATGTTTTATGCCCACCGATAACTATTGGTAAAAAAGGAAGTATTGCTTCTGATATTTCCCATGAAGCCGAATCCCAATAATAACTAGGACTGTGATCAACGGAATAATAAAATTTATCCATTGAAGTTAACATTGGATTCTCAAAGCTTGTTGGTTTAGCACACCAAAAACCCATACCTTCATCACAACTTATATCGATAATAAGAGTGCCTTTTTTTAACATATCAGCCTTATGTGCCGGTACAAACATTTTAGGATTTTTAGTGTCCTGAAGTGTCCCGTTTACAATTATTTGTACGTCTGACAACATTTCTGAAAATGGACGAGTAGTACCATCAGATTCAACGGAAAGCAAATTCCCTAAACTATCATTTTTCATTTGCTTAAATGATACACCCGGTAATTGATCGCTAACATCTGTTGATACACGGCTCGTATAGACCGTGATTTGTTGAATTCCTTGTCCTTGTAATGCATATATCGCTCCCCTGCTTACCGAACC
Proteins encoded in this window:
- a CDS encoding PDZ domain-containing protein yields the protein MMTKHFPIWLKGWGKEVDYNLFPDSVSLALAYENNTDKNSVYGNPLFVSPEEGNFSVEESSPAIKLGIVNFPMDSFGVQKPELKAIAKQPDIHQLNIASLQKIQSKTREWLGATLKNIETPEEQSASGLHSINGVIVLKVKEGSKLSTAGINEGDVIIAVEKKKIKNITSLLANYQENLWHGSVKFTIVRHQKEMGIIISVSKKTVQN
- a CDS encoding alanine dehydrogenase encodes the protein DYGLRFGMGNDILAKLTSGRVACREEILSSFDCVLMPKPLAKDLAQIREGTIVWGWPHCVQQKEITQVAIDRKLTLIAWEEMFTWSRNGDKNMHIFYKNNEIAGYAGVNHAISLLGFVGNYGKHRKAIVLSFGSVSRGAIYALQGQGIQQITVYTSRVSTDVSDQLPGVSFKQMKNDSLGNLLSVESDGTTRPFSEMLSDVQIIVNGTLQDTKNPKMFVPAHKADMLKKGTLIIDISCDEGMGFWCAKPTSFENPMLTSMDKFYYSVDHSPSYYWDSASWEISEAILPFLPIVIGGHKTWEKNKTISKAIEIRDGIIQNSKIISFQNREKDYPHNIRID